CCGTCCAGGACCTCCTAGGCAACTTGCCCATCGCGATCGACCAAGAACAGATCGATAGCATCGTTCATACGGTCACCGGCTTCCTCACCAGTTCGCAATTTGGCACCGGCGCCTTGAACACATTGAGCGCCGCAGGTAGCTTCGTGACTGGTTTGGTTCTCCTGCTGGTCATCTTGTTCTTCTTCCTCAAGGACGGCGACAAGATTTGGGCCTTCGCTATTTCCTGGACCCCTGCCCACTACCGCAATAAGTGGATCCTCTCGGGCGACCGTGCGCTACGCACCTTTGGCGGATACATCCGTGGAACTGCCACGGTAGCGGCAGTCGATGCCATCGGTATTACCGCTACCTTGCTGATCGTGCGCGTACCACTGGCCATTCCTCTGGGCGTTATTGTTTTCCTCGGCTCCTTTGTCCCCATGGTCGGTGCAACGGTTGCCGGCGTTCTAGCTACGCTGATCGCTTTGGTGACCAACGGGCCTATCGTTGCTTTGATCGTCTTGGCGGCCGTGATCTTGGTGAATCAGCTTGAAGGTAACTTCCTGCAGCCGGTTGTAATGGCCAATGCCTTGAACCTACATGCGCTGGTAGTTCTGTTGGCCCTGACCGCTGGCACGGTGCTTGCTGGCATCATCGGTGCGGTACTCGCCGTTCCACTGGTTGCAGCTTCATGGGCAGTGATTAAGGTGTGGACAGGACGGGAGAATAAGGACCTGATTCCTGTGGCTAGCGCGGAGATTAAATCCGAAGTCGAGTTAGACCAAGAAGAGCAAGCCATCGAAAAGGCCAGCTCCGACGAAGAAGAACCTTCGGAGAACAACAAAGACTAGTCAACGGACTACTTGGCACAGGTATTTCAGATTGCCCCGCAAATCCACGACGTATGTTTCGCACGGATTTGCGGGGTAATTTATTACTTCATATATGCCGCTGTTAGAATTATTGAAGAATTGTTCACCCACACATAATTACGTCTTTGATAAGCACATTTACCGAATTCACTAAGAGGCAGCCGGCAGAATTCCACTCCTCGGCGTTGTCACACGAGTGTCTAGTGTGTTTAATGTGACTGAAGTGAGAAGGATCGATCGACGGTTATTGCCCTCATTACGCAGAGAGTACCGACGATCGATTGTTGCGCAATATCGAGACTGCTACGCACCACGTCTGGAAGGACTTCTAATGCTGAACTTCAGCGGCGAAAACTCAGATGATGAATTGACATATCTGCTCAGCCCGACGGTAGAAAGTCATCAGGTCGTCACGATTGGATCTGTCGAAGACTTAGGCCGAAATTCAGCAAGCGACTCTGAAAGCTCGCTCGCATTGGCAGGATCCAATTCCGGCAATGCAACTTCCCAGTACGAGAGTTTGGACGACTGGTTCTAAAGGAAAAACCTACGAAAAAATCCCGACAGTATTGAACTGTCGGGATTCTTTGCTTCGTGGATTACTTACCGAACCAGATAGCAATCTCTCGTTCAGCAGATTCAACTGAATCTGAACCGTGGACAAGGTTCTGCTGAACCTTCAGGCCCCAGTCGCGGCCGAAGTCACCACGGATGGTACCTGGAGCGGCGGTCGTAGGATCAGTCGTTCCAGCCAACGAACGGAATCCTGGGATGACACCCTGCCCCTCTGCGACGATTGCAACTACAGGACCGGAAAGCATGAACTCAACCAGTGGCTCGTAGAATGGCTTGCCTTCGTGCTCAGCGTAGTGCTCTGCGAGCAGTTCACGGGTCGCTTCAAGCTGCTGAAGCTTGGCAATGGTGTAGCCCTTGGCTTCAATGCGGGCGAGAATTTGTCCAGTCAGTGCGCGCTTTACGCCATCTGGCTTGACCAAGATCAGGGTACGTTCAGTCATTTGACTACCTCTTCGTATCGATGATGTATTTCTAGATTTTTAGGCTTGTTCGGGATTAGCTTTTTCCCAAGCTTCTTGGGCTGCAGCACGGCGTTTGTTCTCTACGTCAATTTCTTCGCCCTTGTTCAGTGCATACCACCAGCACAGCGCAAAGGCCGCAGCAAGGTAGAACATATCCACCAAAATGAAGCCTGTGAGGAAGAAAATGACCTGCAGAATCCAGCCGATGATGTAGCCGATGCGCTTGCCCAGCAAAGCACAGTTAAGGATGCACAACAGTGCTACGACTGCGCCCAGGGTGAGGACAACTACCGGCTCTCCCCCACGCTTAAGCCCGAAGGCAGTCAACGTGACAAAGACGGCCAGAAGCGCTTCACACACCAAGACGGTTGATGCGAACATCATCTTGGTTGAGCGTAGCTTCTTTTTCATGCCAGGACGCCACTCGCGCTGAGCACGGGTGAGTTTGGCCATTACGCTTCACCTCTCTTGAGCAACAGTGAAATCTCGCCCACCAGTGTAATCGAACCGGTGACCAACACTCCGCCACCAAGATCTTCGCCAGCCTCGGCGCGGCCCACAGACCACTCCACAGCATCTTCAAGATCCTCGGTGACATGAATGTCTTCTTCCGGCCACCCAGCGTTCATCGCCAAATTGGCCAGCTCGCCAGCGGGAATCGCTCGTGGGGAGGAAGACTGGGTGATGCACAAGTCTTCAACCATGTCGCCGTACTCTTCACGCATGGTGTAGAGCATCGCTTCAGCGTCTTTCTCCTGAAGAATTCCAACCATCAGCACCAGGCGGGTAAACCCGAAGGATTCCTTGATGGCCTCGGCCGACACGCGAATGCCCTCGGGGTTGTGGCCGGCATCAACCAAAATACTCGGCGCGCTACGTACCAATTCCAGTCGTCCTGGGCTAGAGGTCTCAGCGAATCCTTGACGTACCAAGTCAGCGTTCAGCTCGCGCTGTCCACCGCCAAGGAACGCCTCCACCGCCGCTAAGGCGACGGTGGCGTTCTGCGCCTGATGTGCGCCGAAGAGCGGTAGGAAGATCTCGTCATAACGAGCAGCCTGCCCTTGAATGGACAGTAGCTGTCCGCCCACGCCTGGCCTACGCTCCAATAGCTTAAAGTCCAGGGTGTCGAAGGCAGCAGAGACTTCCAGCTCGCGGGCACGAGCGAGCAAGACATCAGCGGCATCCGTCGGTTGTACAGAGGACACCAAATATCCACCGGGCTTAAGGATGCCGACCTTTTCTTCGGCGATCAGCTCGGTCGTATCCCCCAGCAAGTCCGTGTGATCCAACGAGATCGGCGTGAACACCGAAACATCGGCATCCGCGACGTTAGTGGCGTCAGTAATTCCACCAAGCCCAACTTCTAACACCACAACATCAACAGGGACTTCAGCAAAGATCGCGAAGGCCAAGATGGTCACGGCTTCAAAGTAGGTCAGCTTGTTTTCGCCACGTTCCACGAGCTCAGCATCAACCAGCTCCAAAAATGGGCTGATCTCATCCCAGACCCGTACAAAGGTTTCGTCGTCTACCGGTTCACCGTCAATGGCGATGCGCTCGGTGACCGAGACCAGGTGTGGCGAAGAGTAACGTCCGGTGCGCAAGTCATGGGCGATGAGTAGTGACTCGATCATGCGTGCAGTCGAGGTTTTGCCATTCGTGCCGGTGATGTGGATGACTGGGCACGCCTTGTTAGGCTCGCCAAGGATCTGCATCGCACGGAACATCGGTTCCATCCGAGGTTCCATTTTGTTTTCCGGCGCACGGGCTAATAACTGCCCGTAGACGCGCTGAAGTTCACTCACTAGTTGGCCTCAACTTTGTCGGTTTCTAGCTTGGATACAGTGATCTGCTCGCTGCTCACAGAGTCATCGGTGACCAATTCCAGCTGTGCGGTCAACGTTTCGCCAGCGACCAGTTCACGGTTAGCTTCCAGCGCCGCGATGGTTGCTG
The nucleotide sequence above comes from Glutamicibacter sp. B1. Encoded proteins:
- a CDS encoding AI-2E family transporter, giving the protein MALFRKGKTQAPKKKQSQKSIPATASGSDLSGVDAKPDFTVSGLWTDLLGRLGIRSAQLLVVGALAAFLILGMLRLTTIVIPTLLAIIISCALWPLVVKLRKVFSPMLSAWIVFLGSLLVLGGIGTGLVFSVINEWPKLVDKAVQGFNQINDTVQDLLGNLPIAIDQEQIDSIVHTVTGFLTSSQFGTGALNTLSAAGSFVTGLVLLLVILFFFLKDGDKIWAFAISWTPAHYRNKWILSGDRALRTFGGYIRGTATVAAVDAIGITATLLIVRVPLAIPLGVIVFLGSFVPMVGATVAGVLATLIALVTNGPIVALIVLAAVILVNQLEGNFLQPVVMANALNLHALVVLLALTAGTVLAGIIGAVLAVPLVAASWAVIKVWTGRENKDLIPVASAEIKSEVELDQEEQAIEKASSDEEEPSENNKD
- the ndk gene encoding nucleoside-diphosphate kinase, with the translated sequence MTERTLILVKPDGVKRALTGQILARIEAKGYTIAKLQQLEATRELLAEHYAEHEGKPFYEPLVEFMLSGPVVAIVAEGQGVIPGFRSLAGTTDPTTAAPGTIRGDFGRDWGLKVQQNLVHGSDSVESAEREIAIWFGK
- a CDS encoding DUF4233 domain-containing protein; its protein translation is MAKLTRAQREWRPGMKKKLRSTKMMFASTVLVCEALLAVFVTLTAFGLKRGGEPVVVLTLGAVVALLCILNCALLGKRIGYIIGWILQVIFFLTGFILVDMFYLAAAFALCWWYALNKGEEIDVENKRRAAAQEAWEKANPEQA
- a CDS encoding bifunctional folylpolyglutamate synthase/dihydrofolate synthase, producing MEPRMEPMFRAMQILGEPNKACPVIHITGTNGKTSTARMIESLLIAHDLRTGRYSSPHLVSVTERIAIDGEPVDDETFVRVWDEISPFLELVDAELVERGENKLTYFEAVTILAFAIFAEVPVDVVVLEVGLGGITDATNVADADVSVFTPISLDHTDLLGDTTELIAEEKVGILKPGGYLVSSVQPTDAADVLLARARELEVSAAFDTLDFKLLERRPGVGGQLLSIQGQAARYDEIFLPLFGAHQAQNATVALAAVEAFLGGGQRELNADLVRQGFAETSSPGRLELVRSAPSILVDAGHNPEGIRVSAEAIKESFGFTRLVLMVGILQEKDAEAMLYTMREEYGDMVEDLCITQSSSPRAIPAGELANLAMNAGWPEEDIHVTEDLEDAVEWSVGRAEAGEDLGGGVLVTGSITLVGEISLLLKRGEA